The genomic stretch AGCTCAATTTTCCCTTTTGCTCAAAACATAGTAAGGCAAAGTTAAATTGGAATATTCTCAACTTATTTCAGGTACTGATGTTGACCATTTTGCTTGGTGGGGACTGCCAGGAATCTCATGTATAAACCATGAGGAAGGCATTTTTCCTACTTTCGgtccttttcttttcgtttttaaTTTCGCAGAGGATCCACATATCTTGAGAAACATTGTTctgctaatatatatttttatcctgTCCTTTTAGGGGTATAAGAACTCCTCTACTCTGCCGAGAGACTCAGAAGGAGCTGAAACATGGAAGAAGGTGAAGAGGTCACTATTGCAGAAGATCAGAGAGTAGTGGACATTAGTCTTAAGGACCTTGCGAAGAAACTAGAGGAATTTGCCAAGGCCAGAGATTGGGAGAAGTACCATAGTCCAAGGAATCTTCTTCTTGCAATGGTAATTCCCTGTCTTTCTTAAATTTGATCACAGTAATCATGTGGAGATCTTTCATGCATCTGCCATGTAATGTTTCTTCATTGCCACATAGTTGAATGTCCCTGTGTATGGCAGCATGGCTCTCTCGATATGTTCGTTTgatcaatttcttcaatttattagGATGATCAGCTGAATCTAGGGACAActtttcttctaatttaatCATCCATGTCAAAGCCGAAACGTGACGAGTCACTGACGGGAAGGACACCATTAACCAcgataaactttatttttttgagcaGGACGAAAGGATTCACAAATTGGTTGGGGATTTACtgtgtgagatttatttttttgtcacaaactgtgttttatttcataatttcagAAAGAAGTTCCACAAAGACTGTTAACAGAACAAATATGTGGCTGAAGGAGGTTCCAATGGCTATTTGAGACGATTTCAGACACCAGTTTTATGGCAGAATAAGGTGGGGGGTTGGCCAGAGGAATCCCTTCAGCCAAATTGCTCAAATTTGGAATTGTACTCGAGGAATTTCTGAAGGTGCCCTTGTCCTTCCATTTGTGAAGCTTGAACCACTGGCTAATAAAGGGTGTATAAATATGCTTCTTTATGTCTTGTAGCTGTGATGGTGACAATATACATAGGTTATTATAGGCTAAAATCTTCCCGACGATGGACTGAGTTTTTACACcatctaatatttgattgattcccTTTTCCCCTCTGGTATTTGATGTGTAGGTTGGTGAAGTAGGAGAGCTATCGGAGATATTCCAGTGGAAAGGAGAGGTGGGCAAGGGGTTGCCAGATTGGGAGGAATCCGACAAGGAGCATCTAGCAGAAGAGCTATCTGATGTCCTGCTCTACCTCATCAGGCTGGCTGATATTTGCGGGGTTGATCTTGGTGATGCTGCCACCAGAAAAATTGTTAAGAATGCTATCAAATACCCACCCAAGGCCTGCTGAAATAGCAGTTTGATTTAACTCtgccatttttgttttgtgagCTTGAAACAAACATTTTGATGGAATCCTTGTGGAGACTATGTGATGGACTTaatcctttttgtttattgttttgggGATTGGATAGTAGATAGGCTGCAAAACACAACTGAGCTCTTGTGGCTTGGGAGCTCCGTTTTTGGTGGCCTGGGTAATTTCTGAAGTATTGCTTAAGCTTTTTCTTACAGCCAGGCTTTTTTGCCAGGTTACCCGCCTGGTTTAATTCGAAGAATAGTGCAAAAAAGGCCCAATAAATCACGCCccggaatccaaaacaatagtTCGTACTCATTTCACAATAGTTAAAACTTTGctctatccaaaaaaaaaaaatatatatatatatatatatatatatatatatttgctttttatttcgagatattttattttttttatgcagggGTATAATTATCTTTTAACCTTTTAGTTCagtaaaataatctaattaccCTCcacattataaattttaaaaccggCTAAGAGGgctattttgatcttttttttttttttaagatacaataaaatgataaattaacccttgataaaaataaattaagtcatGCATAAAGGGTCATTTTggtcttttcaaataattttttttgtgaaatctaGAATCATCATGGACACTTTTATCGCTTAAGTTcgctaaattaattttttaatctaaaaccaTGCTGACACCTGTTATGTACAATACATTTTAGATGATGCATGCAACATCTCTCGATCATAGTTTTAAGATCCGGTTTGGTGATCGGTTAGGTCCAAAGcttgaatttcaaattaatttttttaaaatcaaaatgatgtagttttagtaagtaaaaaaaaaaatcaacaggttcGCGGCCTGgttttttctcctttattttttcttcaacacaACTTGGTTCTAACCCTGAGTTAACCTTTTAAGCCAGAttagatttcaaaactatgctatCAATAACTGAAGTTGCCCTTCCACTTGTTATTGGATCCATTACCGCATTCTATTCCTAGTGGTATAGCACATATTGATCGAAATGAGGTGATTTGTTTTTGGTGggaattttttccttttctattcctttctttctcctcctaaaaaaaataaaggtttgcttctttttttttttttttatcttttactaTTTCAAATAAGATCCttactgttttaatttttattttttgttctagcttcttttataatattttatttgtttttaattttattattttatttcaaattatcatgtattgtttctttcaatttgattcatatatattatttatatatcttggtccttttataaaagttttattgatttttaattttactattaaatccaaattaatggtgtgttatttttttttttacaatttgataatgattcttttgattttttatccttttgttaattttttttcttcaatttaactctTAATTTGAAAACTTATTGCtgccttttaatttaatctttattttaattttaatctttattttctattttttactttgaatatttttgtgtattttgtttaattttcttccttcaaattttcatttttttgagaTTGGTTTTCTCAGTTTTTCCATGTACAATGTTTTTAATCTATGACTCGAATCacaagtttaaaaagttaacaagagttgatattcttttttttttttttttttatattgtcgttcaatattatacattttaagaaaaaaattggctATATGgttttctttaaagaaaaaattatattgattttatcctAAACAATGTGGTTTTGTgagctttgtttttctttgttattataacattaagtaaaaaataacttaagaaaaaaaagatgttaagtCTTATGGAGATCATGATCCAGGTCACGAGTTTGACCAATTAAGCCTGGAAGCACaagtcaatttaatatattattgtctcgatattaaaaaaatctcatcttgaaatgttttttatggtcaaattatgttttatatcggttatttaaattatttttaaactcgtCAAATTAATTGGATAATGTTTAGataatttttacatgattttatttgaaacataaaCAAGACAAATAATCAAGTTGAGAGTTTTAAAAACTAAcccattataaaaaatattctacatGACCTTGTGTTTTTTGGAAGCTTGCATTCAGTTGAGAGTTTGAATAATTAAGTTTATAACCCTAAATCAATTAATATATCAATgtctcgatattaaaaaaaaatatcatctagaaaatatattttaggaccaaatatgtttttttattagttattcagattattttaaacTCGTCAAGTTAACTAGATCACGTATAAACAActcttacattatttttatttaaaatttgagctaaataaataaaaataatcctaaatttaataataatatcaaaaaaatctcctcatatctatttaaaaaaattaatctaatatccAGTGTAGCCGAGGGTAGGAAACTAGTCGAACACTTATGGCCAAAACTATTGAAGAACAATTTTTTGCAATACAACCCAACCGGAccaaaataattacaaatattaaCAGGACCCTCTAAAGGGTTGGTCCAGCTGTTGAGCTGATATTGCTCAAGCGGGTGTGGATTGCTTACTCCAAATGTAACAGGCGAAAGACCTGGCTTcagttttatataatttttgtaaattcatttatttatttttaattttttactcgcATAAAAgttatagatatatttttttgaaattaattttcaaattaaattaaatatatattataaaattatgttaaaatttaGCTATGGATTCTAACTTATATTATTTccctttttcaaaaaaaaaaattattttcttaaaagtcatttcttttatttttctttatgttgctttaagtatatttttttatactccTAGTTATAGCACAAAATATCTAAATGATCAGATTGGAAGGTGTTACGTGGACGGTTAAGGTTGGATATCTCACAATGCAAGAACACTTGGCTAAGTTTATATGATCATATCCTCTGACAAATAACAAAGAGCCTAACAATCAGTATATTTGCCAGGCTTTAATTCTATGAGGTCTATCCTTGACGATGGTGATTCATCTTCATCGGAGTTCATCAGCCGCTCAGCGAAGCCAGCAAACTTTTGAAAAAAGCACGCCTCGGTTTCGAAACGTGAAAGCGACCAACCGACTCCACCGAACTttctccacttttttttttcttctaaaatatcAAAGGCGATCATTGCTTTATCATATGATTCTCCACTTCCACTGGTACTATAAGATTCTCCGGCATCTCCTTTCccttaaaaatcaaatccaacCCAATCCAGTCACACCAACATCTTTTCCCTTCCTGTTCTTGTACCGATACTGAAATTGCCGGTAGATctgattaaaattcaaatattagaTTACTGTATgttccatt from Populus alba chromosome 8, ASM523922v2, whole genome shotgun sequence encodes the following:
- the LOC118057381 gene encoding uncharacterized protein; translated protein: MEEGEEVTIAEDQRVVDISLKDLAKKLEEFAKARDWEKYHSPRNLLLAMVGEVGELSEIFQWKGEVGKGLPDWEESDKEHLAEELSDVLLYLIRLADICGVDLGDAATRKIVKNAIKYPPKAC